CGATTGTGAACTCAGAGAAGCGTTGCAGAGAGGAAGCATGTTTTTTTCTCTGGGAATTGAAATTGATGAACCTCAATTACTTCTTCGCGCTTTTTGAATTTCTGTTGAGATGCGATTTTCTGCTACACTGGTGGTTGTGAATTTGATTATAACTTGTCTTTATGATCGTATCCTTTGcaccaaaaaaaataacttgTCTTTATGACATCATAAaccattttaaaaatatttttatcagTTTTAATCTTTCAAATTTTGTTCATCAAATTGAGTTATTCCCCTGTTTTCCCTCTTCTTCCTATTCCTCCTTCTCCCACCATTTTTTCCAACGAACCACCGCGCTCAAAACATATACCTCATCTCCCTCAAACCTCTCCTTCTTCTCCCTCAAACttctccctcttcttcttctccatcttctAGAAACACCATGTTTAGTTCGCAATAAGGGGGGAATATTACATAAACACCATGTTTAGTTCATACAACTTTTATGTGATTTTGCTTCAACTGATGATCCTCACAATTTCGTGATTTTCCTTCGACTGATGCCCCTCCCCCACTTTGCAATTGGAGAAACGTCCAAAAATGAAGGCAGTGACGTTCACCAACGACGGAGCTAGAACAAGGTGGTCGAAAGTTAGACTTAGATGTGATCTCCTCGGGACTTAGCAAGAGCCCAATAAAGCCCTTATGCGAACAAGCTTGAAGAAGCTATGATCCTTCATGATTCACCTCAAGCCCAACAAACATCCATGCCTATGGGTTTGGAGGGTTATGGCCCCCCTTAGACTCTGCAAGAGCCCAATAAAAGCACTTATGCGAACGAGCTTGAAGAGACTGTGATTCTTCATGATTCACTTCAAGCCCAACAAGCATTTATGTTCATGGGCTTGAAGGACTACGATCCCTACTAGACTCAGAGTGAGTCCATCAGTCGCACATGTGGCCCTTTTCGAAGCCTTTATTGGGCCATAAAATTAGTAAGACCACGTTCACTCGAGCCCAAGAACAACCTAACAAGGTTACTTGACCATGAAAGGCAACATCTTAACTTGAATGGCTCAACTTAATGGGTTAAAAGCATAGTGATAAGACATAACAACACATTAATTTAGATTCTAATAGCCTAATAAATAGTCGGTCATAACCGCTTAATAATCAATTGTAGCGACTACAATTGCTCAATGAGATAAGACACAACCTCAGCAACTCAATGAGCAATGAAGAGGCCTATAACAGAAGCCACGAAGTCGAAGAAGAGCCAACTTCACTCTAACACTAATCCTAGGCCCTAAGCTTGGACTCTTGTCCCTGAGTTTGGGACCCTAAACTTAGGGGAGAACAAGATGACttcaatgaagatgatgacaagcAAGGCAAAATTAGATTCTGTGTTAACTTAGAAGGTCCTATGCCAATGAAACAATGAAGCATGAAGGGTGGAAATGGAGACTAGGTTTCTAGTAATTTCagcaaaaaattaataaagGACCAATACCAATAATTCAGTATAGTTCATgaactaaaaagtaaaaacatatttaacccaaaataaTATTGCTTACTGTTAGCTTTGAATTTTACTTCTTCTCTCTCACTCACTGATTCATAACCGAAGCAGAAAATTGAACTCCGATGAAGAAGAAGTTACTGCAACCAATCACAAAACCAGCGGTTTCTTCACTCCTCAACCCTTTCCTCCCACCGCCACCAGAAGCAGTGGcatctcttcctcctcctccaactctcactctcactcccACCCCTCACTACGACCGTTTCCTCCACTTCCTCAGCaaccacctctctccacctttCACCGCCGACACCCTCGTCCACTTCCTCAAATCGAAgctccaccaccacccttccTTCACCCACTACGACTTCCACATCTTCACCTGGGCCTCTTCCCTCCCCACCTTCCGCCACACCCACTCCTCCTTCGAATGGATGGCCCGCACCCTCGCCGTCACCCAGCGTTTCCCCCACCTCCGCACCCTCCTCACCTTCATCGCCTCCAACCCTTGCCCCTGCTCCCCCGCCATCTTCTCTTGCCCCAGAACCGAACCCATCTTCCGTTTCGCCATTCACGCTTTCTGCAATGCCTCCAAGCTCGACGACGCCCTCTTCGCCTTTCGCTCAATGCGGAGGTTGATCGATGGCAGGCCACATGTCTCCGTCTGCAACATTCTGATTCACGGGTTTGTCAAATCCGGTAGGCACGATAAAGCTCTTGAGTTTTACAATGAGATGGTTAGAGATAGGGTGAAGCCTGATGTTTTTACTTTCAATATCTTGATCAGTAGTTATTGTAAGAATTCGCAGTTCGGATTGGCCTTGGAGATGTTTAaggagatgaagaaaatggGGTGTGATCCAAATGTGGTTACTTTCAATACTTTGATTAAGGGGTTGTTTAGGGAGGGAAGGGTTGAGGAAGGGATTGGGATGGCTCATGAGATGATTGAATTGGGGTGTCAATTTTCCATTGTCACTTGTGAGATTTTGGTTCATGGGCTTTGTAAGGGAGGAAGGGTTTTGCAGGCGTGTGAAATATTGGCGGATTTTTCCAAGAGGGGGGTTTTGCCGAAAGAGTATGATTATTTTGATTTGGTGGAAGCTTTGTGTTGGGAAGGAAATGTTGATAGAGCCTTGGAGCTTATTTATGAGTTGTGGGATAGAGCAAATGTTCCGAGTTTGATTGCTTGTACTGTGATGGTTGATGGTTTGAGAAGGTCGGGGAAGACTAGAGAAGCTCGGAGATTGGTGGAAAAAATGCTTACAGAGGGTATGGTACTGGATGTTGTGACTTTCAATGGTGTCCTTCAAGATATTTGTAACAAGCAAAGGACGGAAGAAGCAAATAATTTGAGATTGCTTGCTACAAGCAAGGGTTTGGAACCTGATTGCATGACATATGAAATTTTGGTTACTGGGTATGCAGGAGAGGGCAGTCAAAAGGAAGGAGAGTTAGTGGTGGATGAAATGTTGGATAGGGGGTTTATACCTGATCTTGCCTCTTATAACAGGTTGATGGATGAGCTATCTAAGCGTCAACGCTCTGCATGCCTTCGACTCAACAAATTTGGCCGCTGAAAGCCTGAAACTTCAGACATTTGAGTTGGTTTTCTGTGCACATTGTAAGATGATTGTGGAATGACTGAGAAGTAAACCTGCAAAAAACTCAGTTGATGGATAAGAGTGGTTTTGCTTAAAGATGAAGGTAGTGTGCAAGTTCACTTTTGAAGATGCTTGGTGCTGTAAACTCCCCTCTTTTTAAACTATGTTATtatttaatatgatttttttctgATACAATTGAGCATTGTAAGGATAATGGTATTGAACCTGATGCACAAAGTCCACACACAGAGTAAAGACATCATTTATGTGCTTTCATTATCTAATATTGGTTTTAAGTTTGCTGTTGTCCATACCTTCAATGTAACAGTTTCATATGTGTTTTTgctctttttttctttgttttatgCTTTGCTTTTTATCCAGGGTTCCAGAGATGTCTTATTGGACCTAAGAGGGGATGGTAAATGGTGATTGGGGGATCTAATCCCCCCACCATAAGTCCATAACTACAAGGAATGCTGAAGTTGAGAAGCCAAACCCAGCTAGGCAGCAGTGCTGAAGAGTACTTCAATGATTGCAGTAACTTCAATGAGACTGAAGGTATCCATAGTTGGGCTTTATATTCATTCTTTTCTGTGGTCAATTTAATGATTACTGTATCAAGTTTTGAAGGCATAGTTTCATTGAAAGATTCAACAGATCTCAGTTCATTTTCCATCCTTACAtattgttatgttttttttgtttctgcTCCTCATCAAATAAGCTGTTTTATTCTCTCATTGAGTTATGGGCTAGTAGGCTATGCTAAAGAAAGTAGTACTTAAATCCTATCTTGTTTATAGATCTCCTTGGCACATTTCCATTTGTTTTGATATCATAAATCCAACtgatattttttcaaaaaaataataagaataTGAGATGTATTGGAGGTACAAAAAGGGCATTAGCTCATGTTCACAGACTTCACAAGGCAGACATCATGTATGGATGAAAAGAGACAGTATAAACAGTTTGTATGATGACAgttcactttaatggttttatctTTTTAGCCAGATTAGAATCTGAAAAATGACAGGATGTATGACTCCTTGCCTTGTTGTAATGGTTTTATCTTTATTGCCAGAAACTCGGTAGCTTTTGACAGAACAATAAAATTTGATAGTCTTTTGTAACTAGCACATACGCTTACCTTGTTGCATAATTGTTATGGAAGTAGATTTCAGCAAACAAACTTGTTATTGCTatcttgattttttatttttccccCTTGATGTTTTGGTTTGATTGACAATCCATAATTTTTTCAATGATGTTTACATACAGTGCAATTGCTTTATTAGGTTCAGttatcatttttcttctttgatGCTTTAGATACTTGTTTGAATTTCTGGCCATATTTAAAATCGGCAATGCGTGGGTGAAATTGCATAATGTCACTTAATTGTTTAATTTGTTATCAGAATTTCAGGGGCTTAAGCTCATTTCTTGTCACCTGTAAATTACTGCTGGCAGTGCAGCCTCCACACACTGCATTCTTTGAATGCATTATATTACATGTTGCCCAGGTGAATGGAGCTGGGTTCTGCTAGACTGCAATCTCCTTAATGATCATCACCAAGTTAGGCTCCAATGATCTTACCATATACCTTGGAATTGGAATCTATGTGTTCTGGTAGAAGTAAATTTGTTAAAATGCAGTCACCTAAGTATGTATTTAGTAGTCTTCTCGGTGATGTACAGATGGACTAGGAAACCAATAGAAAAAGATTCATTGTTATACCTCTGTCTttgatatatataatatataaattttacaATTTGAAGATCGTTTGTGCTCCGTACACACACTAATAATCTAATATGCTTGTAATTATTTAAGGATCAAGAGAAAAATGGAAGTTATATGAGTGAGAATGTGAGTAATACATAGCCGTAATCATCTAGTAAAATGTAATAGCTAATCATTAGAACAAGAAATGGAATTGAATCAGTTGTTTTTTGCAGATGCATTTCTTTGACTATCTGTCTCTCCAGGATGTAAATTCTGAAACTAGCAAAACCATTCTTCATGCAAAATACATAGCCATCTGAACTTCTTTCTGCTTGAATCCACATTTCTCATAGAACACCTTGTTCCCAATGCTGCAATCCAGAATTACCTTGTAGCAACCCACTGAACGAGCATGATTCGTGAGGAAATCGATTACTTTCTTCCCCAATTGCTTCCCGCAAACATTGGAATCCACAACAACATTTTCAACATGCCCAACCTTGCCACAATTCCTTAAAAATTTCTTCTCAATAAACACGTTTCCTGTTGCAATGATGTTCCCAGCAAGCTCGTCCACAATAACGCAGATAACATGGTCATCTCCAAGGGAATTGAGCTCTCGAATTCCTTATAGGAATCACAAATGCTAAGTTGTTGCAGTAACACCTTTATTCCATTTGCGacttcaattattattttttataggtTTAAATAAGTGTTTCGTCCTTGCAAAATACATcgattttgttttttgaaaaatatttttttgtttaacaTCCTTCTAAAATTACGCATTTTGTTTTTAGTCTTTTCGTCACATTTTCCATCCAACCTAAGCGGAATTACATGTGATATGAGTTAAAtggttattgtgtttattcatttatactcttGCATTAATTGTGTTTATTTCGTTTAGGTTGGATGGAAAATGTGTCGGAAAGGACTAAAAACAAAACATGTAATTTTGGGAGgatgttaaataaaaaaaattacttttcagGGAAATGGAGTATTTGGACAACATGGTCAATTCTGAACCGTTCATTTTAGTTTGATGAGGTGGCTGATTCTGAGCTGTGAGATAGGCTGAAATTTCAGTTTAGGTCCCTGTGAGGAATACGCAATCGCAGAGAAAGAAACTGAGAAGCCATCAATGgtggtttagagagagaaagagagatgcAGACGTCGTCACTGTTTCGACGCCTGGCTCCGTCGTTGGCAGCTCGATTTCGACAGAACCAGAAGCTTACaagcttctcttcttcttcttcttcttctgttctTCACGATGCAAccacttcctcttcttcttcttcccacgtGGAGCCTGTTCACATGACCGAAAATTGCCTTCGGGTATGCTCGTTGCGCTCTATAGCATCTCCTTTTTATCTGATTCTTCGTGTTTTCTGTGTGAGTCGATAATTTTGTGATCTAAGAGCAGTTTTTCGAATCATTCAAAGGGTTTTTCACGGATTATACACGTAGAGGCACACAAGATGTTTGTTATAATGCACTAATTTTGAAGATTCATGAAATTCACATTTGTTTTGATTGATGCACCTTCTCCCCAATGGTTGTGGTTACGTTACATATGTATAGCTTAGGAGCTATGTAATATTACTTGTAATCAATTCCAATCCATTTCTGTAACTTGTTGAATATGGAACAGAGAATGAAGGAATTGGAAGCCAGTGAATCAGCAACTGCCCCAAAAACGCTTCGATTGAGTGTAGAAACTGGTGGATGTTCTGGATTTCAGTATGCTTTTGATCTGGATGACAGAATCAACTCAGATGATAGGTATTTATTAAGCTGCCATCTGTGTATTGGGCCTGAACAGGCTAAACCCTTGTATTTTATaaatttgaacttattttgcTTAACATATTATTGGCAGAGTTTTTGAGAGGGAAGGAATTAAGCTGGTTGTTGACAATATATCATATGATTTTGTGAAAGGCGCgactgttgattatgttgaggAACTAATTCGTTCAGCTTTTGTGGTAAGTTAAGTAGCAAGAAGCATTTCTGATAAAACCAGTGTTTATTTGAAACTTGTCAGGATCCATTGACACTTATGTCAATATTAGCATACTTACACATTTAATAACTTTTTCTAGAGTGCCAAATCAGTTAATCCCatcttttaataaatattatatattattttgataATTATGTTTACAGCATTTCAGATAATTTAGATACTTTTAGGTATGTTATTTAATAGTAGATACTAGTGCATTATGTGTTAAAATGAAGTGATGTGGTGATCTATTAATTAGTTTTTGAATTATATGAAATTTTGTAGGCTTGATCTACTTGATGAGAATTTCATAATCAATTTGGATTGATAAAATTCACCATTTTTAAAAGGTTATTGAATGCACAAATATGTTCGTATTGACACTTGGACTTGGTCTCATGGGATCCGGACTCATTTGTAACTGTCTTTCACATGCTTGCCTTGGCACTTCATAGCTATGACATTGTGAAACTGCATTATAATTAGATTATGATAAAATCAGGGTTGTCAAATAGAGGTGCCATAGCGCCGTAGCGGCCCTTGGCCGCTCCTAGTTGTTGCATAGTGGTGCAGTTCAGTGTAGCGGCTGTTACAGCCGCTAAAGCCAATGAAATAGTATCCGTAGCGGTGCTATTTTGTGGGATTGATAAAAACCTATAAACAACCCTCAAAAAGTTCATGCTAGGGCATATTGAGGAGGTATTTCAGGGTTTCCACTTAGGAAACATAATGAAAATGGTCTACTTTGAGGAGGATCCAGGAAGTGATATAGAACTTTAATGTTTTTAGGCAGTTTAGTTTAGGAGAGACATAAACCTCTTGGTTTCCTTGACTTTTGTTGGTACTAGTATGTTTTGCTTAATGTTAATTATGAGTGCCATGTTTTTTGACAATTTTTTAtcattgatatatatatagttttatTATATAAACTAAACAAAATATTCAGCATAGCGGTCATGCCGCTATGAGCTATACCACAATAGCATTTTTTTGGTCGGCCGCTATGCACTGCTATCCGAGATTGACAACACTGGGTAAAATCATGGAAGAAAGTTTCTGAGATCTACATACCATATAGTTTTCTGTGAACTATAATAAGAATTCACATCCTGTTATCCAGTTATATTATGGATAATTTGAGAACTTCTATCTGATTATCCATTTATGAGCCATTATCTATCAACAATTATCTATCAGCATAAGCTTTCAGAAGAGTCAATTAAAGTCTCTATGATCTAGTAATAAAGAGTTTGATCCTTGCCTTCTTTGCTGAAATATAAAAGTCGAGTTTTAGCACAAGATAGAGGAAGCACGCTCATGTGTTCATGCTTCAAGCACAAAAGACTTTTGTATGAGTGAGAGTTCATGTTAGATATTAAATTGTTCTAGTTACTTAACTATTTGAGCTATTATGAGAGCTGCTCCTTGTTAAGTTTTACTAGTTAAGTTAGTATAAAATCTTTATTCAGGTTCAGATTGGAATCCAATGTCAATAAAGCCCTGTTCCATTTTTTTAAGTTTcataaattcaaataaaataaaaaagaaatgtgTGTCACCTTTTCATGTATATTTTCCATG
This is a stretch of genomic DNA from Lotus japonicus ecotype B-129 chromosome 1, LjGifu_v1.2. It encodes these proteins:
- the LOC130730201 gene encoding pentatricopeptide repeat-containing protein At2g36240, which codes for MKKKLLQPITKPAVSSLLNPFLPPPPEAVASLPPPPTLTLTPTPHYDRFLHFLSNHLSPPFTADTLVHFLKSKLHHHPSFTHYDFHIFTWASSLPTFRHTHSSFEWMARTLAVTQRFPHLRTLLTFIASNPCPCSPAIFSCPRTEPIFRFAIHAFCNASKLDDALFAFRSMRRLIDGRPHVSVCNILIHGFVKSGRHDKALEFYNEMVRDRVKPDVFTFNILISSYCKNSQFGLALEMFKEMKKMGCDPNVVTFNTLIKGLFREGRVEEGIGMAHEMIELGCQFSIVTCEILVHGLCKGGRVLQACEILADFSKRGVLPKEYDYFDLVEALCWEGNVDRALELIYELWDRANVPSLIACTVMVDGLRRSGKTREARRLVEKMLTEGMVLDVVTFNGVLQDICNKQRTEEANNLRLLATSKGLEPDCMTYEILVTGYAGEGSQKEGELVVDEMLDRGFIPDLASYNRLMDELSKRQRSACLRLNKFGR
- the LOC130730204 gene encoding iron-sulfur assembly protein IscA-like 2, mitochondrial; this translates as MQTSSLFRRLAPSLAARFRQNQKLTSFSSSSSSSVLHDATTSSSSSSHVEPVHMTENCLRRMKELEASESATAPKTLRLSVETGGCSGFQYAFDLDDRINSDDRVFEREGIKLVVDNISYDFVKGATVDYVEELIRSAFVVTENPSAVGGCSCKSSFMVKQ